A genomic segment from Thermogemmatispora onikobensis encodes:
- a CDS encoding nuclear transport factor 2 family protein, producing the protein MRTNRDGFEHSGPVPAGMELPILINRWIVAFNAHDVDELVALYHESAELFDTGMRHARRGHQEIARWFSQRFSSMPTIQYTPTRRFFGEGQAAVCWIASGTTPRLLKQSWLSRPFQVDGVSIFLVRNGLILRQSDYYDHFSIVEQVFPPLRWLPFRL; encoded by the coding sequence GTGCGAACCAACCGAGACGGCTTTGAGCACAGTGGTCCTGTGCCTGCAGGCATGGAGCTACCTATTCTCATCAATCGCTGGATCGTCGCCTTCAATGCTCATGACGTCGATGAGCTTGTTGCCCTCTATCATGAGAGCGCTGAACTCTTTGACACGGGTATGCGCCATGCGCGTCGCGGCCATCAAGAGATTGCGCGCTGGTTTAGTCAGCGGTTCAGCAGTATGCCGACCATCCAGTATACGCCGACGCGCCGCTTCTTTGGGGAAGGGCAGGCGGCAGTCTGCTGGATCGCCTCCGGCACAACGCCACGTCTCCTGAAGCAGTCCTGGCTCTCACGCCCTTTTCAAGTTGATGGCGTCAGCATCTTCCTGGTCAGAAATGGTCTGATCCTGCGGCAGAGCGACTACTACGATCATTTTTCGATTGTCGAGCAGGTCTTTCCCCCTCTGCGCTGGCTCCCCTTCAGGCTCTAA